From one Thalassobaculum sp. OXR-137 genomic stretch:
- a CDS encoding acyl-CoA synthetase, giving the protein MAHAAPADRDAQAFDWAIPATFNFATDVVDRWAADGDPLALIWQNAAGDERRFRFSDISRLTKRVAQAMRDAGIGKGDRVLIVMPRIPEWQISLVAAMRIGAVPIPCIEMLTAREIAYRAEHSGAVAVVCRAAHAEKIEPGLNDVAIRFSVGPRAGWRDLTEAYERPDEAEAATVGAEEPAMMYYTSGSTGYPKGVVHAARAVFGWRYAARFWLDLRPGERIWCGADTGWSKAGTSVLIGPWSEGATSFHYDGPFDPAERLRLLSEHRISVYCAPATELYRVVQENIAAHDLSALRRTVSAGEAMNPVVADKWTRATGVPVAEAYGQTETLMTALTTTEVTPKLGSMGMAAPGLTLAVIGDDGHRLPDGEVGHVALLTPCPTMMLGYWNDPERTEQSHVVGPEGRWFLTGDLASRDADGYFWYEGRSDDVINSAGYRIGPIEVENAVLEHEAVQECAVVGAPDDERGEVVKAYIVLKRGVTADDALVADIQNHVKRVAAPYKYPRRIEFRDELPKGHTGKVLRRALRDEARAQAKTAP; this is encoded by the coding sequence ATGGCACACGCAGCACCGGCCGATCGGGATGCCCAGGCCTTCGACTGGGCGATCCCGGCGACCTTCAATTTCGCCACCGACGTGGTCGACCGCTGGGCAGCCGACGGGGACCCTTTGGCGCTGATCTGGCAGAACGCCGCCGGGGACGAGCGCCGGTTCCGCTTCTCCGACATTTCCCGCCTGACCAAACGGGTGGCCCAGGCAATGCGCGATGCCGGCATCGGCAAGGGCGACCGGGTCCTGATCGTGATGCCGCGCATTCCCGAATGGCAGATCTCCCTGGTCGCCGCCATGCGCATCGGTGCGGTGCCGATCCCCTGCATCGAGATGCTGACCGCCCGCGAGATCGCCTACCGCGCCGAGCATTCCGGTGCCGTCGCCGTGGTCTGCCGGGCGGCGCATGCGGAGAAGATCGAGCCGGGCCTGAACGATGTCGCCATCCGCTTCAGCGTCGGCCCGCGGGCCGGCTGGCGCGACCTGACCGAGGCCTATGAGCGGCCGGACGAGGCGGAGGCCGCCACCGTCGGCGCCGAGGAACCGGCGATGATGTATTACACCTCGGGCTCCACCGGCTATCCCAAGGGCGTGGTCCATGCCGCCCGCGCCGTCTTCGGCTGGCGTTATGCCGCCCGGTTCTGGCTCGACCTGCGGCCGGGGGAGCGGATCTGGTGCGGGGCCGATACCGGCTGGTCGAAGGCCGGCACCAGCGTCCTGATCGGCCCGTGGTCGGAGGGAGCCACGAGCTTTCACTACGACGGCCCGTTCGATCCGGCGGAGCGCCTGCGGCTGCTCTCGGAGCATCGGATCAGCGTCTACTGCGCGCCTGCGACCGAGCTGTACCGGGTGGTGCAGGAGAATATCGCCGCCCATGACCTGTCGGCCCTGCGCCGCACCGTGTCGGCGGGTGAGGCGATGAACCCGGTGGTCGCCGACAAATGGACCAGGGCGACCGGCGTGCCGGTGGCCGAGGCCTATGGCCAGACAGAAACCCTGATGACCGCGCTGACCACCACCGAGGTGACACCGAAGCTCGGCTCCATGGGCATGGCCGCCCCCGGCCTCACCCTGGCGGTGATCGGCGATGACGGGCACCGGCTGCCGGATGGCGAGGTCGGGCATGTCGCCCTCCTAACCCCCTGTCCGACCATGATGCTCGGCTACTGGAACGACCCCGAACGCACGGAGCAGAGCCATGTGGTGGGGCCCGAGGGACGCTGGTTCCTCACCGGCGACCTCGCCTCGCGGGATGCCGACGGTTATTTCTGGTACGAGGGTCGCTCCGACGACGTCATCAATTCCGCCGGCTACCGTATCGGCCCGATCGAGGTGGAGAACGCGGTGCTGGAGCACGAGGCGGTGCAGGAATGCGCCGTGGTCGGCGCTCCGGACGACGAGCGCGGCGAGGTGGTGAAGGCCTATATCGTGCTGAAGCGCGGGGTGACGGCCGACGACGCCCTGGTCGCCGATATCCAGAACCACGTCAAACGGGTCGCCGCGCCCTACAAGTATCCGCGCCGCATCGAGTTCCGCGACGAGCTGCCGAAGGGCCATACCGGTAAGGTGCTTCGCCGCGCCCTGCGCGACGAGGCCCGCGCCCAAGCAAAGACGGCACCCTGA
- a CDS encoding acyl-CoA dehydrogenase family protein: protein MDFSTPDHIQDLVKRTRTFIADEIIPYEQDPRWGEHGPSEDLRAEMNAKAKAAGIFAPHAPKEFGGLGLSHLERSWVFEEAGYSLLGPSAMHCGAPDEGNIHLLNEVASPEQREKYLKPLAQGARSCFAMTEPDGAGADPTMLAATARADGNGYVINGRKWFITGAKDSTFVIIMAKIEGGPHDGEATMFLAPMDDPAIVLESQMDTLDTSFAGGHWNMRFDDLRVDADAVLGAPGAGFRYAQVRLAPARLTHCMRWLGSARRAHDTACDYANTRMAFGQILGKHEGVGFMLADNEMDMRTARLSLQQASWLLDQGDRAAEESSMAKVQCSEAIWRIVDNSVQVLGGAGTSAHLPVERIFREVRGFRIYDGPSEVHRWSLARKALKRAAARHA from the coding sequence ATGGACTTCTCGACACCCGACCACATCCAGGACCTGGTGAAACGCACCCGGACCTTCATCGCCGATGAGATCATCCCCTACGAACAGGACCCGCGCTGGGGCGAGCATGGGCCGAGCGAGGACCTGCGCGCCGAGATGAACGCCAAGGCCAAGGCGGCCGGCATCTTCGCGCCGCATGCGCCGAAGGAGTTCGGCGGCCTCGGCCTGTCGCATCTGGAGCGATCCTGGGTGTTCGAGGAGGCGGGGTATTCCCTGCTCGGCCCGTCGGCCATGCATTGCGGCGCCCCGGACGAGGGCAACATCCACCTGCTCAACGAGGTCGCCAGCCCCGAGCAGCGCGAGAAGTACCTGAAGCCGCTCGCCCAGGGCGCCCGCTCCTGCTTCGCCATGACCGAGCCGGACGGCGCCGGTGCCGATCCGACCATGCTGGCCGCGACCGCCCGGGCCGACGGCAACGGCTATGTGATCAACGGCAGGAAGTGGTTCATCACGGGTGCGAAGGACAGCACCTTCGTCATCATCATGGCGAAGATCGAGGGCGGTCCCCATGACGGCGAGGCCACCATGTTCCTCGCCCCGATGGACGATCCGGCGATCGTGCTGGAGAGCCAGATGGACACGCTCGACACCAGCTTCGCCGGCGGCCACTGGAACATGCGGTTCGACGACCTGCGGGTCGATGCCGACGCCGTGCTCGGCGCGCCGGGGGCCGGCTTCCGCTACGCCCAGGTCCGGCTGGCCCCGGCCCGGCTGACTCACTGCATGCGGTGGCTGGGATCGGCCCGCCGCGCCCATGACACCGCCTGCGACTACGCCAATACCCGCATGGCCTTCGGCCAGATCCTCGGCAAGCACGAGGGCGTGGGCTTTATGCTGGCCGACAACGAGATGGACATGCGCACCGCCCGCCTCTCCCTGCAGCAGGCCTCCTGGCTGCTCGACCAGGGCGACCGGGCGGCGGAGGAAAGCTCCATGGCCAAGGTCCAGTGCTCGGAGGCGATCTGGCGGATCGTCGACAACTCGGTCCAGGTGCTCGGCGGGGCCGGCACCAGCGCCCATCTGCCGGTGGAGCGGATCTTCCGCGAGGTCCGCGGCTTCCGGATCTATGACGGCCCGTCCGAGGTGCACCGCTGGTCCCTGGCCCGCAAGGCGCTGAAGCGGGCGGCGGCGCGTCACGCATGA